CGCCCGCGACACCACCCACGCCGCGCAATTGCTCACCACGGTACAAACCCTGTTCGAGGGGCGTTACCAAGGTAAGGCAATTCAGGTCGACAGCAGCAAATCCGGCGCGGAAGAAGAGGAAATGATCACCCGCCTGCTGGCAGTGGAAAGCGTCAACGAACCCACCGAAATTGTCATCCACGTCAATATGCTCAAAGAAGGCTGGGACGTGACCAACCTCTACACCATCGTGCCGCTACGTGCTGCCAACGCCCGCACCCTGATCGAACAATCCATCGGGCGCGGCTTACGCCTACCCTACGGCAAACGCACCGGCAACGCCGCCGTAGACCGCCTCAATATCGTCGCCCACGACCGCTTTCAGGAAATCATCGACGAAGCCAACAAAGGCGACTCGCCGATCCGTCTCCAGCGCATCATTCTGGATGCTCCCACGGCAGACGACAAAAAGATCAGTGTTGAAGTCAAGCCCAATTATGAAACGATGTTGGGGAAAGCAAGCCGAAGAGAAGAAACCCCTCCTAACCTCCCCTTGTCAGGGGAGGAACAAGAAGGCGGCACCTCCAGTTCTCCCCCTGATAAGGGGGAGTTAGAGGGGGTTTCTTCTGCCGAACAAGAAACAATGTGGATAGTCGCCGAAGTCGCTGCCAACTACGCCGCCAAACGCGAATTCGTCCCCACCAGCAATGCCCTGCTCAAAGCGGATGTGCAACAAGCCATTGCCGCCGAAGTCCGCGAACGCCTGACACCCCAACAAGGCGCACTTTTCACCGCTGACAACGCCGCCGACCTCGCCGCCATCGTTGCCAAAACCACCACCGTCATGGTGCAACAAACCATCGACATCCCGCGCATCCTGGTCAACCCAACCGGCGAAGTCGAAACCGGCTTCCACCCCTTCAAGCTGGATGTGAGCGGCTTGCACCTGCAACCGGGCGACCGCGAACTGGTCGGGCAGATGCTACGCACCCACGAACAATTCCACCTCAAAGCCGCCGCTGGCAAACAGGAAGAACGGCTGGAAGACTACGTGGTATTCGCCCTGCTGGATTACGACGACATTGATTACTTCAGCCAGAAAGAAATCCTCTACGACCTTGCGGGACAAATGGTGCAACATCTGCGCTCTTACCTGTCGGAAGACGAGGCGCATAACGTGCTGAACAAAGACCGCAAACTGATTGCCCGCGAAATCCATGCGCAAATGCTCAAACATTTTTGGGAAAAAGCCAGCGGTTACGAAGTGCAAGTCAGTCGTGGTTTTACCCCACTAAAATCCTGCAACTTCACCGCCAATGCCAACCAGCCGCCGCGCTCGTACCGTGAAACCGTGACGGAAACAGGCAAGATCAAACAACTGCTGTTCGGTGGTTTTGAGAAATGTTTGTACCCTTTACAGAAGTTTGATTCCGACACGGAACGCCGTTTTGCGGTGCTACTGGAGCGTGACGCGCAAAAGTGGTTCAAGCCCGCCAAAGGGCAATTCCAGATTTACTACAAGCTGGGGACAGAACAGCCAGAGTACGTGCCGGATTTTGTTGCGGAAACCGATAACGTGATTTTCATGGTGGAAACCAAGGCAAAAACCGATATGGAAGCACCTGACGTGCAAGCAAAAGCAGATGCAGCAAGACGTTGGTGCAGCCATGCCTCAGATTATGCATTGGAACAAGGTACGAAACCGTGGCGTTATTTGCTGATTCCGCACGATGAAGTACGTGAAGACCGCCAGCTAACCGACTTCCGGCGGTTTCAGTAACGGTCATGCAAAAGTCAGGTATTTGGCGGCGTTACACCGTCAAATACCGCTGAATCAACCCATCATCCAGCGTATGCATCTCCCCCTCCGCCACGCGCCGCCCGCGATCAAGAATACAAAACCGATCACCCACTTTCCGCGCAAACGGCAATTTCTGTTCCACCAGCAACACCGTCAGCCCAATGTCTTTGTTGAGCTTGCGGATAATATCGCCGATTTCCGCCACGATATTCGGCTGAATCCCTTCGGTCGGCTCGTCGAGAATCAGCAATTTCGGGTCAAGCACCAACGCCCGCCCAATCGCCAACTGTTGCTGTTGCCCGCCGGACAAATCACCGCCGCGCCGCCCCAGCATTTCCTTCAACACCGGAAACAGCTCGAAAATAAACGGCGGAATACTACGCACGTTATCGCGGCGTGCAGGTAAACCAATCAGCAAATTCTCTTCCACCGTCAGCAGCGGGAAAATCTGCCGCCCTTGTGGCACGTAACCAATGCCGAGGTTGGCACGCTTTTCAGCATCCACTCCCAGCAGGTTTTGCCCCTGATAGTGGATTGCGCCATCCCGCGCTTTGATCAAGCCCATGATGCACTGGAGCAAGGTGGTTTTGCCCACGCCATTGCGCCCCATCAGCACGGTGCATTGCCCTTCGGGGACGTGCATTTCCAAATCCCACAGCGTGTGGCTTTCGCCGTAATACTGGTTGAGTTGTTCGACTTTGAGCATTTATTCCCCCAGATACACTTCGATCACGCGCTGATCGTTTTGCACGTCGTCCATCGTGCCTTCGGCTAACACGCTGCCTTGGTGTAACACCGTGACTTTGTTGGCGATGGAACGCACGAAATCCATGTCATGTTCCACCACCACCACCGAATGTTTGCCAGCCAAGGAGGTGAGCAATTCCGCAGTACGTTCCATTTCCTGATGCGTCATCCCCGCTACGGGTTCGTCAACCAGCAGCAAATACGGCTTTTGCACCAGCAACATGCCGATTTCCAGCCATTGCTTTTGCCCGTGGGATAACGCGCCTGCTTGTTGATGGTAGTTCTCGGTCAAACCGATGGTTTGCAAGGTTTCATCAATCAAGGCTTGCTGTGCGCCGCTCAAGCGAGCGCGGAGGCTGTACCACACGCTTTTATTGCCGTGCATCGCCAGTTCCAGATTTTCGGCGACGCTGTGCGACTCGAACACGGTGGGTTTCTGGAATTTGCGCCCGATACCTGCATTGGCAATTTCGGGTTCGGAGAGTTTCAGCAAATCCACCGTTTGCCCAAACCATGCTTGCCCGCTGTCGGGGCGGGTTTTGCCGGTGATAATGTCCATCATGGTGGTTTTGCCCGCACCGTTGGGGCCGATGATGCAACGCAATTCGCCGGAATCAATGTACAGCGTCAGGTTATTAATTGCCTTGAAACCGTCGAAGCTGACGTTCAAATCTTCCAGATACAGAATCGCCTTGTGGCTGGCATCGGGTTGCCCCGTTTCCGGTTGGCGTAAATGTGCGCCTTCGCTCATGTTTGCGCCCTCCTGCTAAACTTGTGCAACCAGCGGTTTTCCTTGAGGTTTTTTACCAGCCCTGCCAAACCTTGCGGCAAATACAGCGTGACCAGCACGAATAACGCGCCCAGCATGAAAATCCACGATTCCGGCATCAATCCGGTGAACACGGTTTTGGCGTAGTTGACCAGAATCGCGCCCAGCACCGCGCCGTAGAGCGTGGCACGTCCGCCAATCGCCACCCAAATCACGATTTCAATCGAGTTGAGCGGGGAAAATTCGCCGGGGTTAATAATGCCGACTTGCGGCACGTACAACGCCCCCGCAATCCCTGCCAGCATTGCCGACACCGTAAACACCCACACCTTGTAATGCTCGACGCGGTAGCCAACAAAACGGGTACGGCTTTCCGCATCCCGAATCGCCACCACCACACGCCCCAGCTTGGAATTGATAATGTAACGGCACAGCAAATACCCGCCCGCCAACGCCAAGCCTGACAAAACAAACAGCGTCATGCGCGTGCCGTCGGCTTGCAGACTGAAGCCCAAAATATCCTTGAAATCGGTCAAGCCATTATTGCCGCCAAAGCCCATTTCATTACGGAAAAACGCCAGCAATAGCGCGTAAGTCAGCGCTTGGGTAATGATCGACAAATACACCCCCGTCACCCGTGAGCGAAACGCCAACCAGCCAAACACAAACGCCAGCAGCCCCGGCACGAGCAATACCATCAGCATCGCAAACCAGAACATATCAAAGCCGTACCAGAACCAGGGCAGCTCATTCCAGTTCAAAAACACCATGAAATCCGGCAATTCCGGGTTGCCATACACGCCGCGATCCCCGATCTGACGCATCAAATACATGCCCATCGCGTAACCGCCGAGCGCAAAGAATGCCCCGTGTCCAAGGCTGAGGATTCCCAAATACC
The window above is part of the Thiothrix winogradskyi genome. Proteins encoded here:
- the urtE gene encoding urea ABC transporter ATP-binding subunit UrtE, whose amino-acid sequence is MLKVEQLNQYYGESHTLWDLEMHVPEGQCTVLMGRNGVGKTTLLQCIMGLIKARDGAIHYQGQNLLGVDAEKRANLGIGYVPQGRQIFPLLTVEENLLIGLPARRDNVRSIPPFIFELFPVLKEMLGRRGGDLSGGQQQQLAIGRALVLDPKLLILDEPTEGIQPNIVAEIGDIIRKLNKDIGLTVLLVEQKLPFARKVGDRFCILDRGRRVAEGEMHTLDDGLIQRYLTV
- the urtC gene encoding urea ABC transporter permease subunit UrtC, which codes for MFITRILQNDRGGQIMLAVLALVLVLVPVLNLLVPAGSPLHMPTYLVTLLGKYLTYALLAVAVDLVWGYLGILSLGHGAFFALGGYAMGMYLMRQIGDRGVYGNPELPDFMVFLNWNELPWFWYGFDMFWFAMLMVLLVPGLLAFVFGWLAFRSRVTGVYLSIITQALTYALLLAFFRNEMGFGGNNGLTDFKDILGFSLQADGTRMTLFVLSGLALAGGYLLCRYIINSKLGRVVVAIRDAESRTRFVGYRVEHYKVWVFTVSAMLAGIAGALYVPQVGIINPGEFSPLNSIEIVIWVAIGGRATLYGAVLGAILVNYAKTVFTGLMPESWIFMLGALFVLVTLYLPQGLAGLVKNLKENRWLHKFSRRAQT
- a CDS encoding DEAD/DEAH box helicase family protein, with the translated sequence MTRQQTLHDIKTSLSLRPPQAESLQKLATALETAPAMNQTGERDLNGILASLQAQFPTLDDFEREFPSLCFALATGVGKTRLMGAFITYLHQAYGINNFFVLAPNLTIYNKLIADFTPNTPKYVFKGIHHFVFQPPEIITGENYDYRAAQVQSSLLSPVTINIFNIAKINSEVRGGKEPRIKRIKEVLGDSYFNYLATLPDLVLLMDESHRYRASAGVRSINELKPLFGLELTATPFVETSRGPVPFKNVVMDYPLARAMADGFVKEPAVVTQRGFNAADHNPDDIERIKLEDGIRLHETTKVELITYARENGVAIVKPFMLVIARDTTHAAQLLTTVQTLFEGRYQGKAIQVDSSKSGAEEEEMITRLLAVESVNEPTEIVIHVNMLKEGWDVTNLYTIVPLRAANARTLIEQSIGRGLRLPYGKRTGNAAVDRLNIVAHDRFQEIIDEANKGDSPIRLQRIILDAPTADDKKISVEVKPNYETMLGKASRREETPPNLPLSGEEQEGGTSSSPPDKGELEGVSSAEQETMWIVAEVAANYAAKREFVPTSNALLKADVQQAIAAEVRERLTPQQGALFTADNAADLAAIVAKTTTVMVQQTIDIPRILVNPTGEVETGFHPFKLDVSGLHLQPGDRELVGQMLRTHEQFHLKAAAGKQEERLEDYVVFALLDYDDIDYFSQKEILYDLAGQMVQHLRSYLSEDEAHNVLNKDRKLIAREIHAQMLKHFWEKASGYEVQVSRGFTPLKSCNFTANANQPPRSYRETVTETGKIKQLLFGGFEKCLYPLQKFDSDTERRFAVLLERDAQKWFKPAKGQFQIYYKLGTEQPEYVPDFVAETDNVIFMVETKAKTDMEAPDVQAKADAARRWCSHASDYALEQGTKPWRYLLIPHDEVREDRQLTDFRRFQ
- the urtD gene encoding urea ABC transporter ATP-binding protein UrtD; the encoded protein is MSEGAHLRQPETGQPDASHKAILYLEDLNVSFDGFKAINNLTLYIDSGELRCIIGPNGAGKTTMMDIITGKTRPDSGQAWFGQTVDLLKLSEPEIANAGIGRKFQKPTVFESHSVAENLELAMHGNKSVWYSLRARLSGAQQALIDETLQTIGLTENYHQQAGALSHGQKQWLEIGMLLVQKPYLLLVDEPVAGMTHQEMERTAELLTSLAGKHSVVVVEHDMDFVRSIANKVTVLHQGSVLAEGTMDDVQNDQRVIEVYLGE